The nucleotide window AGTGTGGGAGCATTaaagtccatccatccatctttacCCTTATCGTTTAGGAtgttcttctctgtctgtctgtctgtctgtctgtctgtctgtctgtctgtctatccatctatccatctatccatctatccattcattcatctatccatctatccatctttccatatatccatctatcatccAATCCACCCATCTGTTAATGGAACCTGGTCTGTGTTGATACAGACTAATCTATCAGGGGGTTCTTGTGGAAAATGTCGCGCTAACTTTGATAGACGTACCCCTGATTAGTTCAGCGACACGGAGGAAGACTCTTCGACAGTTGAGGCCAAATTGACAGACATTCAGACATGTGATGCACACACGCGGACAGGTATGGCAGCGTGCGCACGCCTCGCGCTGCCCACGCTCCTGACCTAGAACAACGCCGCCACCCCCCTGCGTCCTGTGGGAGGTTCCCCTTACCTCCCTTTGCGTGAAACCCTCCTTGAATCGCTACGTGATCATGAACAGTCCTGCTTCGGGGGGCCGTGATCACCTCTCCCGGGTCTAACCGAGCCTTCTCATTGGACGTCAACACGCGACCGGCGCGAGGAGGGGGGCTCCCAGGCGCGTGCCGCTTTTTAAACCGACCCCGCGCCTCGAGACACCAGAGAAGCAGTCCCGCACGCGACCCATCTACCCGCACAGTGCGTGTCCCTGAGAACTTGTCTGTCCAACGCCACAGCCGCGCCTATCGAGACATGGAGGTCCTGAGTGTGGACGACTGGAGCAAAGACGCGCCGGAGGAGTCCCGCTACGAGCCCGTACTGACGCTCGTGGACAGCGGCAGTGACCCACGCGCCTGGCTGGCCTCGGTGCAGCCGCCTGGCACCTGTGCGACACACGCCACTTCCCCCGACTACCTGCAGCAATCGCCCTGCCCGAGCTCCGGCTCCTACAACGGTGAGAAACCACTCACTTTGCATTGTTTAGAACATTTGGAGAAACTTCCAAGGTGATCACCTGCTAATAGGAAGCACTTAGTTTTGCAGCTAAGTCCTTCTGCACTGAAGTGGCTAATTAACAGAAAGAAGAATCGTGATCTGAAACGCAAAGTTTATATTGTGCATTAAAAACCTTGTTTTAACTAAACTTGTCTTGTCCTCTGCAGAGAGCGGCTCTCCGGGGTCCTCCGGCCTGCCCAGCCCTCCCAGCTACAGAAAGTCAGCCAAGAGCCCCCCCTCTTCCTCGCTCAAAGTCCGGGACCTGTGCCGCCTCAACGGCACTGTCTCCGGATCCGATGAGGAGGCGTCCTCCAGGCAGAGAGCCCCGTCCAGCAAACCGGGCAACGGGGTCCAGAAGCAGAGGCGCGTGGCCGCCAACGCGCGCGAGAGGAGAAGGATGCACGGGCTGAACTATGCGTTCGACGAGCTGCGCAGCGTCATCCCGGCGCTGGACAACGACAAGAAACTGTCCAAGTACGACACCCTGCAGATGGCTCAGATTTACATCAACGCGCTGGCGGATCTGCTCGAGGCCCCGGTGTCCTCCTCCAgcggcaccagcagcagcagcgcggACATCTCCAGCTCCCACTCGCCAAACTCTGACATTATGCTTTCCTCCGACTCTGGCTTTGACGGAGCGACAGACCGGGCCTCCGCCCCCTGTGCGGCCGGCAGGACAGCCGCGGCTGTGCCCGTCTCCTCCAGCGGTTTACCCGGGACGACCTTCcgctcgtcctcctcttcctccttcgaCAAGGAGTTCTCCGCCCTGATCGAAGAAGCGATGTGCTCGCCCTCCCCAGCTCCCTGCAGCCGGCCCGGCGGCTCGCTGGCCGCGGCCGGCGGAAGGAAAGAGTCTCCCCGGAGCGACGGAGAGTTTTCCCCGCACTCTCACTTCAGTGACTCCGATGAAATAGCGATGGAGCTCCACTCGAGCGAGGAGGACGACCTGTCAGAACTGAAGATGCCCCGCCACCACCTCCACCGTCTCCCTGTGTCTTTCTGAATAATTAACACAATGAAATACTTTTAGCAAAGCTCCACTCCAACAATAACATAACGTCAACCCGTGTCAATCACCTGTTTATCTGCTGTTAACCAAGCGAATTTTTAAGAAAATCGAAATTGTAGCTCTTTTCCAAATAGCCATGTTCAATTTTTAACAATAATTCTATTTTATTAAGTGGATGCCTATAGTCGAAAGATTATTTTATGTGATATAGCCCTAATTCGGTTCTGCCAATAGATAAATAGCCTATAATCTCCAGTTTCCATGGATACGTGGCTGGAAGACCCCTCTGCCATGTCGCGCGCAGCACTGCCACGGGTATTCCCCACGTCACTCCGACCAAAAAGCTGTCTTCCACTACCTGTATGcataattgtttatatttgatcatgttaaaaaaaacatttttggtttgtgatttatgtttttttttatttgtataatgtaTTTCGTTTTGCAACTTCAAAAGTTCATGATgtgcactttaaaaaacattcgAGCCAGAGGCTTGAGAAATATGcgatttcatttttgttttgttttcaaaccaCAAACGATATTGTTTGGATTTGTTCGATAGCGTAGTGCTGCCAATTCACACATTAGCCTATTTAACGTAGCCATCACTGCTGCCttcttttgtattttcctttttgtatcTTCAGATGAACTCGTGTGTCTTTTGCTTTCACTGGATGAGATTAACTGACATGTATTTATTGCTGCGTTTCACTTGATTTGCTTTTTTTATAACTTCATTGTGGAATTTGCTGAAACGAGCTGTCATTTTGCCATTTATTGTTATGTTAATTTTGatttttggaaataaaaaacaaatgaaacgaAAATCTTGTGTGTCTACGTTATGCGTCCTAAACAATAAGGGtaaagatggatggataaacTTTACTGATCCCACACTTCATGTGATAATGTGAGATATCAGGTATAACACATTATCTTATGTGGGcactgaaataaatacatttaattaaaatatgtttcCCTAACACTGTTAAAATGCACGTTTCCCCGCCGGTATTTGAGTTTTAGGTTATTAACTGTCATCAAATGATCACAACCCCCAACATAAAGGCCTACATATTTCTTAATAAAATCTGATTGTACGTTTCCATTTTAATctctatataataataataatagtaataataaagaTAGTAATAATACAAGTAAAATTATAtagcaataacaacaacaataaaattaaGACGCTACTTGTGATATtagcaataacaataatagcAAAACAGTTTGTGATATAGTGTGGATGTGAATTTGTTGAATTAGGaccaaaaatgtaaacaacTGAAGGTATGGCATCTGTCTAACTATCATTgatatcaataataatgataatggtCAATGTTTAATtgatatattaataaaaacatatgtaaacaaacagaaaaatagtttttgtattatttattgcGTTGCTACCACGAAGTTTGCATTGCTTCATGATTGTTATAAACTATAAGTCACAGTAAACTAACATTTCAAGGATTTAGGAGCTTACTGAagtgaaaactttatttttccttattATTCTCTAGATAATAAAGTAAAGAATCAAATTTCCTGTTGGATCATGAAGAAAACATGAGGTGAAAATATACTTCAAACCACATAAGTTACGTGTATTTAACGAAACTGTCAACACAACATAAACTTCTAATTTATCGTATACAAACAACCGATGTGAAACGCGTCCAACACGCGCTCGCTCGCCATATGCTGCAGGTGCACGCGCCCCCTGGCCTCCACAGTGATTCAGTGCGACACACTGAAGTTCGATGTTTGTAACTTCGACGCATTAAAccatcaaactgtgtttttctttctttgcaacAAACTTCTCCAcacttgttattgttttgtgccGACCTGTTGCCACGTCCCCCTCCTGGCGGAGACCGGATTTGCTAATAGGGAGTGCGCATTAATTTCAGCCTTTTGTTGGAAGGCTCGTGGGCCGAGGTGTTGGATGGCCTCAATGAAGCACGCGCTGTCAGCTGGTGAGCGCTCGCGGGTCCCCACCGTGTCCCTGAGGACCTGAAGGAACACACTTTCtcaactgaacacacacacacacacacactctttctctctctctctctcttttatcacTTACACGCACTGTGTCTCACACGCACGTAAACTCAcacaagtctctctctctctctctctctattactcactctcacaaacacacacacgtcgcaCCCCCATCCTAcctctttctttcatttatttctctctccatcaACTTAAACaaactctctttctctttctttctcgcacacactcacacataaacacacgtcGGTACACTTCCGCCCTACTACCCCTTTCTTTCCATTCTTTAATTGAAATATCTCTCCATCAatttaaacacactcacacgcacacatgtattctctctctctccctctccctctctcattccctcactcactcactcactcactcacacacacacgtcggtGCACGTCCTCCCTGCTACCTCTTTCTTtccattctttctctctctccatgaaCCCAAACAGGCACGCGCATGAAgacgctcacacaaacactgttttttttctctatccTATTTTTCACTTATCTACAAAAGGAGCAGGttacaaagaaaacaagcaaatagctgataataataaataattgatgCATTTACCTGAGGTACCTGTTTGCTCTCACCTCTCCGTCCCCCACACCCACTGttgtcagccaatcacagcccatGCCCCTCCGTTCCCCTCTTCAGGGCAGGGATATAAAAGAGGGGGAAATATAATGAAGATGGCGTGTTGAATTATTAACAGAGTTTATGCAGGTGGAACTGTATCTGAGTATGATCACACAGCCATCTGCATGAGTTCGTGTTGCGGTGAAAGGTGATCAAGTTTCCAGGCTATGAAAGGGATGATGTAGAATCTGTGTAAAGAGTAGATGTTGTTTACGAAGAGGACATGTCACTAAGTCACTAATAGTACTGAAATATAGACTCTATCTCCCTGATCAGGTTGACAGGTTATAAATCACTTTAAGACTACGTGGGGTCTTTAGAGGATgcattattcttatttttttaaagtctgaaaTATTTGATAAAGTAGGTTACATAATGTAAGGGTCACTAACAGGCTTTACGTATTCGTCCATTGGTGGTCCTGTGGAAAAAAAGAGGGGTAAAAACAGTTGGATCATCAACAGGTGGGATGCAGGAGGTTTCACTGTTTCACCTGCATTAATTATTGACGCACAGACGTtatgaaaaataacaacagcTGTGGAGTTCTGGAAAAGATGACCACATGATGCTGTTCTGAAGACATTCGAATATAGGAGTTGTTCATCAAAGTTATAAACTGACTTTGACATATGATTCCGATCCAGCTCTTGCCTCGTTGCTTAGATCCtcataatataacaataaacttaatttatatTGTTCTTTTGAAATCAAAGTTACAAGGTGCTTTTAAGGACAGATATTCTTACAGCAACAGAAAAACTCAGAAGTTCATTTAAGTTTGAAGatgaatttattttgaaataattgtGCAACAAACTGAATATAAGAcagattaaatacaaatgaatatGCTCTATAGCCTATGCAAAGTGAATAGTTCAAAACCTGTTGAAAACAccataggaaaaaaaaaaaaaatcatatatcaACAGTTGTTTTATGCATATAGAAAAAAACCTGTGTTGATCTGAAATCTTTAGTCATGAGCAGCTTTCAGCATGTATCAAGCCTCTTTAGTCATGCTCATTTCAATAAATGAATTCAGAAAATGTGCATTCCACAGcttccttcctccttttttttttttatgaaaagaaaagcGCTTGCATTTTGTATGAGATATGGGGAGCGGAGCTGTGTGCATGTCCAAAAAGCCACAGGTCTCTCTGGGGACCCAGAACAAAAGGCAGAACTGGGCCATAGTCTCCATCTGCTGTcccagagagaaagggagagagggcgagagggacggaaagagaaagggagaagagagagagagacagggagatcATGGCAAGTGAGGACACTATGGGCAGAGAGAAATGGAATAataaggagagggaggaagaaaggaggggAGGTAGGAGATGACAGCAACAGGGGAGTTGATGCAAAGTTACAGAGGGAAAAGTAAGcaagagatagatagatagatagatagatagatagatagatagatggatggatggatggatggatggatggatggatggatggatggatggatggatggatggatggatggatggatggatggatggatggatgga belongs to Platichthys flesus chromosome 3, fPlaFle2.1, whole genome shotgun sequence and includes:
- the atoh1a gene encoding protein atonal homolog 1a, which produces MEVLSVDDWSKDAPEESRYEPVLTLVDSGSDPRAWLASVQPPGTCATHATSPDYLQQSPCPSSGSYNESGSPGSSGLPSPPSYRKSAKSPPSSSLKVRDLCRLNGTVSGSDEEASSRQRAPSSKPGNGVQKQRRVAANARERRRMHGLNYAFDELRSVIPALDNDKKLSKYDTLQMAQIYINALADLLEAPVSSSSGTSSSSADISSSHSPNSDIMLSSDSGFDGATDRASAPCAAGRTAAAVPVSSSGLPGTTFRSSSSSSFDKEFSALIEEAMCSPSPAPCSRPGGSLAAAGGRKESPRSDGEFSPHSHFSDSDEIAMELHSSEEDDLSELKMPRHHLHRLPVSF